From the Rhodoferax mekongensis genome, one window contains:
- the argH gene encoding argininosuccinate lyase has translation MSQNQFDKKSQAWSALFSEPMSDLVKRYTSSVFFDKRLWQADITGSLAHAEMLAAQGIISADDHASIQKGMAQIWSEIESGAFEWKLDLEDVHLNIEARLTQLVGDAGKRLHTGRSRNDQVATDVRLWLRGEIDLIGELLVDLQKSLVDVAEANTDVILPGFTHLQVAQPVSFGHHMLAYVEMFNRDAERFAEVRRRTNRLPLGSAALAGTSYPLDRERVAKTLGMDGVCQNSLDAVSDRDFAIEFTSAAALAMVHISRMSEELIIWMSQNFGFIRIADRFTTGSSIMPQKKNPDVPELARGKTGRVVGHLMGLITLMKGQPLAYNKDNQEDKEPLFDTVDTLKDTLRIFSEMIGGQLNAATGKKEGGISVNAEAMERAALKGYATATDLADYLVKKGLPFRDAHETVAHAVKAAQSHACDLSELPLAVLQGFHASIDKDVYECLSLRGSLNARNILGGTAPAQVRAQVARHRARLG, from the coding sequence ATGTCACAAAACCAATTCGATAAAAAGTCCCAAGCGTGGTCCGCGCTGTTCTCCGAGCCCATGAGCGATCTGGTCAAGCGATACACCTCCAGCGTGTTTTTCGACAAGCGCCTCTGGCAGGCCGACATCACCGGCAGCCTGGCACACGCCGAAATGCTGGCCGCGCAAGGCATCATCTCTGCCGACGACCACGCCTCCATCCAGAAAGGCATGGCGCAGATCTGGAGCGAAATCGAATCCGGCGCTTTCGAATGGAAGCTGGACCTCGAAGACGTGCACCTCAACATTGAAGCGCGCCTCACCCAACTGGTGGGCGATGCCGGCAAGCGCCTGCACACCGGCCGCAGCCGCAACGACCAAGTGGCCACCGATGTGCGCCTGTGGTTGCGGGGCGAAATTGACCTGATTGGCGAGCTGCTGGTGGACCTGCAAAAGTCGCTGGTCGATGTGGCCGAGGCCAACACCGACGTCATCTTGCCCGGCTTCACCCACCTGCAAGTGGCCCAGCCGGTGAGCTTTGGCCACCACATGCTGGCCTATGTGGAAATGTTCAACCGCGATGCCGAGCGCTTTGCCGAAGTGCGCCGCCGCACCAACCGCCTGCCGCTGGGCAGCGCCGCCCTGGCGGGCACCAGCTACCCGCTGGACCGCGAGCGCGTGGCCAAGACGCTGGGCATGGACGGCGTATGCCAGAACAGCCTGGACGCTGTGAGCGACCGCGACTTCGCCATCGAGTTCACCAGCGCCGCCGCACTTGCCATGGTGCACATCAGCCGCATGAGCGAAGAGCTGATCATCTGGATGAGCCAGAACTTCGGCTTTATCCGAATTGCCGACCGCTTCACCACCGGCTCGTCGATCATGCCGCAGAAGAAAAACCCCGACGTGCCTGAGCTGGCACGCGGCAAGACCGGCCGCGTGGTCGGCCACCTGATGGGCCTGATCACCCTCATGAAGGGCCAGCCCCTGGCCTACAACAAGGACAACCAGGAAGACAAAGAGCCGCTGTTCGACACGGTGGACACCCTGAAGGACACGCTGCGCATCTTCTCCGAGATGATTGGCGGCCAGTTGAATGCGGCCACCGGTAAAAAGGAAGGCGGCATCAGCGTGAACGCCGAAGCCATGGAGCGCGCCGCCCTCAAGGGCTACGCCACTGCCACCGACCTGGCCGACTATTTGGTGAAGAAAGGCCTGCCCTTCCGCGACGCCCACGAGACTGTGGCCCACGCCGTGAAAGCTGCCCAGTCCCACGCCTGCGATCTGTCTGAATTGCCGCTGGCCGTGCTGCAAGGCTTCCACGCCAGCATTGATAAAGATGTATACGAGTGCCTGAGCCTGCGTGGCTCACTCAACGCCCGCAACATCCTGGGTGGCACGGCGCCGGCGCAGGTACGGGCACAGGTGGCGCGGCACCGCGCTCGCCTGGGCTGA
- a CDS encoding sensor histidine kinase — MNDNQILSTFQELTPAVPAAQPAPVLVFDACHIGVVLRAVLFVELSLSVVCMFAAAGLWDWIARLALVTGAALPGTLAWLLSACIAKRWLARMPKSAQYALAISLGGIAGLYGCGLLALSGLLESPPWVPSFFSGALLSSLLVAALVMRAKGRTPADTAARLAELQSRIRPHFLFNTLNSAIALVRAEPAKAEALLEDLSDLFRHALKDPSSSVTLGEELSLAQRYLAIEQVRFGDRLRVQWDLDPLADGAHLPPLILQPLVENAVCHGVEPSDTGASVKISTRCKGSVVVIKVTNTVPAGQGARGHGLALRNVQERLALLHDVQGQFKSGLKDGVYQVRMEVPL, encoded by the coding sequence ATGAACGACAACCAAATATTATCGACGTTCCAGGAACTCACCCCTGCGGTGCCGGCTGCGCAGCCTGCACCGGTGCTGGTGTTCGACGCCTGCCACATCGGTGTGGTGCTGCGCGCGGTGTTGTTTGTGGAGCTGTCTCTTTCGGTGGTGTGCATGTTTGCTGCTGCCGGCCTGTGGGATTGGATAGCGCGTCTGGCTCTGGTGACCGGTGCAGCTTTGCCCGGCACACTGGCGTGGCTGTTGTCCGCGTGTATTGCCAAGCGTTGGCTGGCGCGCATGCCCAAGTCTGCCCAATATGCACTGGCCATTTCGCTGGGAGGGATCGCCGGTTTGTATGGCTGCGGATTGCTGGCTCTGTCAGGACTGCTGGAGAGCCCGCCCTGGGTGCCCAGTTTCTTCTCCGGCGCTTTGTTGTCCAGCCTGTTGGTCGCAGCGTTGGTCATGCGCGCCAAAGGCCGCACTCCCGCAGATACCGCGGCTCGTCTCGCGGAGCTGCAATCGCGCATCCGGCCGCATTTTTTGTTCAATACCCTCAATAGCGCGATCGCGCTGGTGAGGGCAGAACCTGCCAAGGCAGAGGCGTTGCTGGAAGACCTGAGCGACCTGTTTCGCCATGCGCTCAAAGACCCGAGCAGTTCGGTCACCTTGGGCGAAGAGCTGTCGCTCGCGCAACGCTACCTGGCGATTGAGCAGGTGCGCTTCGGTGACCGCCTGCGGGTGCAGTGGGATCTGGATCCGCTGGCCGATGGCGCCCATTTGCCTCCCTTGATCTTGCAACCGCTGGTTGAAAATGCGGTCTGCCACGGCGTGGAGCCCAGCGACACCGGAGCGTCCGTCAAAATATCGACACGTTGCAAGGGCTCGGTGGTGGTGATCAAAGTCACCAACACGGTGCCGGCCGGGCAGGGCGCTCGGGGCCATGGCCTGGCGCTGCGCAACGTGCAGGAGCGGCTGGCCTTGTTGCATGATGTGCAGGGCCAATTCAAGAGCGGCCTGAAAGATGGTGTGTACCAAGTACGTATGGAGGTGCCTTTATGA
- a CDS encoding LytR/AlgR family response regulator transcription factor, whose product MTAMQPDTLLRVMLVDDEPLARARMRTLLGDCTHPAVHVAAEAPNAEQAAALLRQQPVDLVFLDIHMPGNSGLTLAQTLRTLQHPPAIVFVTAHAEHAVAAFDLEAVDYLTKPVRLERLQAALQKAERFAHARRALQADLASEEVLIIQERNRTERVPLTQVLYFKAELKYITVRTATRSYILDGALNDLEEKHGGQFIRIHRNALVARKMVRSLEKHFDAEEGEGWAVRLQGLDELLSVSRRQLPSVRALISQ is encoded by the coding sequence ATGACTGCAATGCAGCCTGACACCCTGTTGCGGGTGATGCTGGTGGATGACGAGCCCCTGGCCCGGGCCCGCATGCGCACCTTGCTCGGCGACTGCACCCATCCTGCCGTCCATGTAGCCGCCGAAGCCCCGAATGCCGAGCAGGCTGCTGCCTTGTTGCGCCAGCAACCGGTGGATCTGGTGTTTCTGGATATCCATATGCCGGGCAACAGTGGCCTGACCCTGGCCCAGACATTGCGCACTCTGCAGCACCCGCCTGCGATTGTGTTTGTGACGGCCCACGCCGAGCATGCCGTTGCGGCTTTTGATCTGGAAGCGGTGGACTACCTGACCAAACCCGTACGCCTGGAGCGCCTGCAGGCAGCGCTACAAAAAGCAGAGCGATTCGCGCATGCAAGACGGGCGCTACAGGCCGATTTGGCCAGTGAAGAGGTACTGATCATCCAGGAGCGCAACCGGACAGAGCGGGTGCCTTTGACGCAAGTGCTCTACTTCAAGGCAGAGCTCAAATACATCACGGTACGCACGGCCACACGCAGCTACATCCTGGATGGCGCTTTGAACGACTTGGAAGAAAAACACGGAGGCCAGTTCATCCGCATCCACCGCAATGCATTGGTGGCCCGCAAGATGGTGCGATCACTGGAAAAGCATTTCGATGCTGAAGAGGGCGAAGGCTGGGCGGTGAGGCTGCAGGGGCTGGACGAGCTGCTGTCGGTATCCCGCCGGCAACTGCCCTCGGTGAGGGCACTGATTTCTCAATGA
- a CDS encoding substrate-binding periplasmic protein produces MNLRLAFCTAGLAGLVLASSTWAQKPTDKPAFTKVRIGAEDDWRPYAYAQAGQPAGFAVELVRAAWEAAGVEVELVPLPYARCMREVEAGKLAGCFDTLRDARTEDKYLWHKYHLFRARIGIYGRSDGPADPVNVQALRGKRAGVTNGYDYGTAFDDDPTMVRDVAASDLTSLRKLVAGRVDYALVFDRVANEIAANNPTLGQGFRLRGVLLEPSLYLSFSKKFPGVEPLIARFDAGLDKIRKNGEYARIEARWR; encoded by the coding sequence ATGAATTTGCGTCTCGCTTTTTGTACTGCGGGGCTGGCAGGTCTGGTTTTGGCAAGCTCCACATGGGCTCAGAAGCCGACGGACAAGCCTGCTTTCACCAAGGTCCGCATCGGCGCTGAAGACGATTGGCGCCCCTACGCGTATGCGCAAGCGGGCCAGCCTGCCGGCTTTGCGGTGGAATTGGTCCGTGCGGCCTGGGAGGCGGCAGGGGTAGAGGTGGAGTTGGTCCCCTTGCCATACGCGCGCTGTATGCGCGAGGTGGAGGCGGGAAAGCTCGCCGGTTGTTTCGATACGCTGCGTGACGCCCGTACTGAAGACAAATACCTCTGGCACAAGTACCACCTGTTTCGTGCACGCATCGGCATCTATGGCCGCAGTGACGGACCTGCAGATCCTGTGAATGTGCAGGCTTTGCGGGGAAAGCGAGCAGGGGTGACGAATGGTTACGACTACGGTACCGCCTTTGATGACGACCCGACGATGGTGCGGGACGTGGCAGCCTCCGACCTGACCTCCCTGCGCAAACTGGTTGCCGGGCGGGTGGACTATGCGTTGGTGTTTGACCGGGTCGCTAATGAAATTGCAGCCAACAACCCGACCTTGGGCCAAGGGTTCAGGCTTCGGGGTGTTCTGCTGGAGCCCAGCTTGTATCTCTCGTTTTCCAAGAAGTTTCCCGGCGTTGAGCCATTGATTGCCCGCTTTGACGCCGGTTTGGACAAGATCCGCAAGAACGGTGAATATGCACGCATTGAGGCTCGTTGGCGTTGA
- the ppc gene encoding phosphoenolpyruvate carboxylase, with protein MNKAPAAETAKRAKDNERPLVEDIRLLGRILGDVIREQEGVDAYELIEKIRTLSVAFRRDADQEADKALKKLLKSLSGDQTVSVIRAFTYFSHLANLAEDRHHIRRRAIHERAGDTQEGSIEVAMSRLRWAGIAPKAISNTLAQSFVSPVLTAHPTEVQRKSILDAERDIAQLLTQRDEIKQRASIVDSKKDALTPKELAANEAQMRARVMQLWQTRLLRFSKLTVADEIENALSYYESTFLREIPKLYADLEDMLGNQPVHSFLRMGQWIGGDRDGNPNVSAQTLEYALRRQAEVALRHYLTEVHYLGGELSISAMLADCTPEMQALAESSPDQNAHRKDEPYRRALTGMYARLAATLKELTGTEAARHAVAPQNPYLKAEDFVADLRVIEASLKANHGAALTAQRLHPLIRAVEVFGFHLATVDLRQSSDKHEEVVAELLSTARVHADYSSLGEAEKRTLLLGLLNDARPLRVHGAEYSAHAQGELAIFAMAKVMRERFGVEAIRHYIISHTETVSDLLEVLLLQKEVGLMRGTLDAEATADLIVVPLFETIEDLRNAAPIMREFYALPGVAELVKRSGGEQDIMLGYSDSNKDGGIFTSNWELYRAEIALVELFDVLAAQHKIQLRMFHGRGGTVGRGGGPSYQAILAQPPGTVRGQIRLTEQGEVIGSKYANPEIGRRNLETLVAATLEATLLQPTKSATKAFLEAAAELSQNSMSAYRALVYETPGFTEYFFSSTPLREIAELNIGSRPASRKASQRIEDLRAIPWGFSWGQCRLTLPGWFGFGSAVQKFIGNGTVAEQKERVALLQKMYKQWPFFRTLLSNMDMVMAKSNLALASRYSELVGDARLRKKIFTAIEAEWHGTAQALATITGEKNRLANNAALQRSIRHRFPYIDPLHHLQVELVRRYREGKADERVQRGIHISINGIAAGLRNTG; from the coding sequence ATGAATAAAGCACCTGCCGCAGAAACGGCCAAGCGCGCAAAAGACAACGAGCGTCCCTTGGTAGAAGACATCCGCCTCCTTGGGCGCATTCTGGGGGATGTGATCCGGGAGCAAGAAGGTGTGGATGCTTATGAGCTCATCGAAAAAATCCGCACCCTGTCGGTGGCTTTCCGCCGGGATGCCGACCAGGAAGCCGACAAGGCACTCAAGAAATTGCTCAAGAGCCTGTCTGGCGACCAGACCGTCAGCGTGATTCGCGCATTCACCTATTTCTCGCACCTTGCGAACCTGGCCGAAGACCGCCACCATATCCGCCGCCGTGCCATCCACGAGCGTGCCGGTGATACCCAGGAAGGCAGCATTGAAGTTGCCATGTCCCGCCTGCGTTGGGCCGGCATTGCGCCCAAGGCAATTTCCAACACACTCGCCCAAAGCTTTGTGTCCCCGGTGCTCACGGCCCACCCCACCGAAGTGCAACGCAAGAGCATTCTGGATGCCGAGCGTGACATCGCCCAGCTGCTGACCCAGCGCGATGAGATCAAGCAACGCGCCAGCATCGTCGACAGCAAAAAAGACGCACTCACCCCCAAAGAACTGGCGGCCAATGAAGCCCAGATGCGCGCCCGCGTCATGCAGCTCTGGCAGACCCGCCTGTTGCGCTTCTCCAAGCTCACCGTGGCCGACGAAATTGAAAACGCCCTGAGCTATTACGAGTCCACCTTCCTGCGCGAAATCCCCAAGCTTTACGCCGACCTCGAAGACATGCTGGGCAACCAGCCGGTGCACAGTTTTTTGCGCATGGGCCAATGGATAGGCGGCGACCGAGATGGCAACCCCAACGTCAGCGCACAGACTCTGGAATACGCCCTGCGCCGTCAGGCAGAGGTAGCCCTGCGCCACTACTTGACCGAGGTGCATTACCTGGGCGGTGAGCTGTCCATCTCTGCCATGCTGGCCGACTGCACCCCTGAGATGCAAGCCCTGGCCGAAAGCTCGCCCGACCAGAATGCCCACCGCAAGGACGAGCCCTACCGCCGTGCCCTGACCGGCATGTACGCGCGTCTGGCTGCGACCCTCAAGGAACTGACCGGTACCGAGGCTGCGCGTCATGCTGTGGCGCCCCAAAATCCGTACCTGAAGGCCGAAGATTTCGTGGCTGACCTGCGTGTGATCGAGGCCTCCCTCAAAGCCAACCACGGCGCTGCACTCACAGCCCAACGCCTGCACCCCTTGATCCGTGCAGTGGAAGTGTTCGGCTTCCACCTGGCCACGGTGGACTTGCGCCAGAGCTCTGACAAGCACGAGGAAGTGGTCGCCGAGTTGCTGTCCACCGCCCGCGTGCATGCCGACTACAGCAGCTTGGGCGAAGCAGAAAAACGCACCCTGCTGCTAGGCCTGCTCAACGACGCCCGCCCCCTGCGCGTGCACGGCGCGGAGTACTCGGCCCATGCGCAGGGTGAGCTGGCGATTTTTGCCATGGCCAAGGTGATGCGCGAGCGCTTCGGCGTAGAGGCCATCCGCCACTACATCATCAGCCACACCGAAACCGTGAGCGACTTGCTGGAAGTCCTGCTGCTGCAAAAGGAAGTCGGCCTGATGCGCGGCACCCTGGATGCAGAAGCGACTGCCGACCTGATCGTGGTGCCTCTGTTCGAGACCATTGAAGACCTGCGCAACGCTGCGCCCATCATGCGTGAGTTCTACGCGCTGCCCGGCGTGGCCGAGTTGGTCAAGCGTAGCGGTGGCGAGCAGGACATCATGTTGGGATACTCCGACTCCAACAAGGACGGCGGCATCTTCACCAGCAACTGGGAACTGTACCGGGCAGAAATCGCCTTGGTCGAATTGTTTGACGTGCTGGCTGCCCAACACAAGATCCAGCTGCGCATGTTCCACGGCCGCGGCGGCACCGTGGGTCGCGGCGGCGGCCCGAGCTACCAGGCCATCCTGGCCCAGCCTCCCGGCACCGTGCGCGGTCAGATCCGCCTGACCGAACAAGGCGAGGTGATCGGCTCTAAATACGCCAACCCTGAGATCGGTCGTCGCAACTTGGAAACCCTGGTCGCAGCTACCTTGGAAGCCACTTTGCTGCAACCCACCAAATCGGCTACCAAAGCCTTCTTGGAGGCCGCTGCCGAGCTGTCGCAAAACAGCATGTCGGCCTACCGGGCGCTGGTGTACGAAACCCCCGGCTTTACCGAATACTTTTTCAGCTCCACGCCACTGCGCGAAATTGCCGAACTCAACATCGGCTCCCGCCCTGCTTCGCGCAAGGCTTCCCAGCGCATTGAAGACCTGCGTGCGATCCCCTGGGGCTTCAGCTGGGGCCAGTGCCGCTTGACGCTGCCCGGCTGGTTCGGATTCGGCTCCGCTGTGCAGAAGTTCATCGGCAACGGTACCGTTGCGGAGCAAAAAGAACGCGTGGCGTTGCTGCAAAAGATGTACAAGCAGTGGCCCTTCTTCCGCACCCTGCTCTCCAACATGGACATGGTGATGGCCAAGAGCAACCTAGCTTTGGCTTCGCGCTATTCCGAGCTGGTGGGCGATGCGCGCTTGCGCAAGAAGATTTTCACGGCCATCGAGGCCGAGTGGCATGGCACCGCCCAAGCGCTTGCCACCATCACCGGTGAAAAGAACCGCTTGGCCAACAACGCCGCATTGCAGCGCTCCATCCGTCATCGCTTCCCCTACATCGACCCCCTGCACCACCTGCAAGTGGAGCTGGTACGTCGTTACCGCGAAGGCAAGGCGGACGAACGGGTGCAGCGCGGTATCCACATCTCCATCAACGGCATTGCAGCCGGCCTGCGCAACACAGGCTGA
- the hemC gene encoding hydroxymethylbilane synthase, whose amino-acid sequence MSNFTIATRESRLALWQAEHVKALLEKNGASVTLLGMTTKGDQILDRSLSKVGGKGLFVKELEVALEEGRADLAVHSLKDVPMELPEGFALACVMEREDPRDAWVSGTYASVMDLPQGAVVGTSSLRRVALLRAIRPDLKIEPLRGNLDTRLRKLDEGLYDGIVLAAAGLKRLGMESRIRAVFEPEQMLPAAGQGALGIEIRAGRQDVEAALQHLVHQPTWLAVSAERAVSRMMGGSCSMPLAAYATISGDELHIRAAWGDAEGIQPVVYARASGLAKNAAEATALGEQVARDLQAAVQAQTR is encoded by the coding sequence TTGTCCAATTTTACGATCGCCACACGCGAGAGCCGACTGGCTCTCTGGCAAGCTGAACACGTCAAAGCATTGCTGGAGAAAAATGGCGCGTCCGTCACCCTGCTGGGCATGACGACCAAGGGCGACCAGATTCTGGATCGCTCGCTCAGCAAGGTCGGTGGCAAGGGACTCTTTGTCAAGGAATTGGAAGTTGCTCTCGAGGAAGGCCGTGCTGACCTCGCGGTCCATTCCCTCAAAGACGTTCCCATGGAGTTGCCCGAAGGCTTTGCGCTGGCCTGCGTGATGGAGCGTGAAGACCCCCGGGACGCCTGGGTGTCCGGCACCTATGCCAGCGTGATGGATTTGCCGCAGGGTGCCGTGGTGGGTACCTCCAGTTTGCGCCGTGTGGCCTTGCTGCGCGCCATCCGCCCGGACCTGAAAATCGAACCTCTGCGGGGCAACCTGGACACCCGCTTGCGCAAGTTGGACGAAGGTTTGTACGACGGCATCGTGCTGGCTGCCGCCGGACTCAAGCGTCTGGGGATGGAGTCTCGCATTCGGGCCGTGTTTGAGCCCGAGCAAATGCTGCCCGCTGCAGGTCAGGGCGCGCTGGGTATTGAAATCCGTGCCGGCCGGCAAGATGTGGAGGCGGCTTTGCAGCACCTCGTTCACCAGCCCACCTGGCTGGCTGTGAGTGCCGAACGCGCGGTGAGCCGCATGATGGGAGGAAGTTGCTCCATGCCATTGGCGGCCTATGCCACGATCTCCGGTGATGAGCTGCATATCCGCGCAGCCTGGGGCGACGCAGAGGGCATCCAGCCGGTGGTCTATGCCCGGGCCTCCGGCCTTGCCAAAAATGCCGCCGAGGCCACTGCACTCGGCGAGCAGGTTGCCCGCGACTTGCAGGCTGCGGTGCAGGCCCAGACACGATAA